The genomic window TGCCGTCCCTCATCTTCTGGGGTCCCCCGGGCTCGGGGAAGACGACGCTCGCCCGCATCCTCGCGGCCGAGACGAAGGCGGTCTTCCTTCCCTATTCGGCGGTCCTGGCGGGCATCAAGGAGATCAAGGAGGTCCTGTCCGATCTGCGAAGGGTCCGGACCGGGGCGGACCGACCGGCGATCCTGTTCATCGACGAGATCCACCGCTTCAACAAGGCCCAGCAGGACGCCCTGCTTCCCTTCGTGGAGGACGGGACCGTCACCCTGTTCGGGACAACGACGGAGAACCCCTCCTTCGAGATCCGCAACGCCCTCCTGTCCCGCTGCCGGGTCCTCGTGCTCGATCCCCTGTCCGCGAAGGACGTGGAGACCATCGTTTTGCGAGGCCTCACCGACCGGGAGCGGGGACTTGGCAAACCCCGGGAGTTTCTCGCCGCGGACGCCCTTCGCCATATCGTGGAGATTTCCGACGGCGACGCCCGGGTGGGGCTAAACGCCCTGGAGGCGGCCGCCGCGATCGCGGAGCACCGGAAACTTCCTCTCGTGGACATGGGGGTGGCGGAAGAGGCGCTGCGGACGAAGGCCCTCCTCTACGACAAGGACGGGGAGGAGCATTACAACATCATCTCTGCATTTCACAAGAGCCTGCGCGGTTCGGATCCCGACGCCTCCCTGTACTGGCTCGCCCGGATGCTGGCCGGGGGGGAGAACCCCCTCTATATCGCCCGGCGGATGATCCGCTTCGCCTCCGAGGACGTGGGAAACGCCGCGCCGGGGGCGCTGTCGATCACCCTCTCGGCGGCGGAAGCCTACCGGACGCTGGGGAGCCCCGAGGGGGAGCTGGCGCTGGCGCAGGCGGCGGTCTACCTCGCCACCGCGCCGAAGAGCAACCGGGTGTACATCGCGTTTCAACGAGCCATGGAGGACGCGAAGTCCCGGGGAAGCCACCCGGTGCCGATGCACCTGCGCAACGCCCCTACCCGACTGATGAGGGATCTGGGCTACGGAAAGAAATACCAATACCCGCACGATTTCGCGGACGGGTTCGTCCCCGAGGAATATTTCCCGGAAACGCTGGGGAGACGCACTTACTACGAGCCCTCGGAGGCCGGCCACGAGAAGGTCATCGCCGAACGGCTGAGGTCGTGGTGGGAGGCTCTGCGGAAAAAGTGAGCCGGGCCCCTTCCGGTTCTCAGTAGCCTCTCGGCGCGGGAGGGGGACCCCCCTCCACCAGCGTCACTTCCACCCGCAGCAGGGAGTTCGAGACGTACACCGTGCGGGAATAGGTGTCGTACCCCGCCTTGCGGAGCTCCAGCCGGTGGGTGCCGCTCTCCACCTTCAGGTACCGGTCCTCGGTGAAGTCGGACGCCTTCCCCTGGGAGACCCCGTCCAGCACGACCTCCGCATCCGGCGGGTTCACCGCGAAGACCAGTCCGCCGACGTCTCCCACGCCGTAGATCTGCCCCTTGGGGTAGCAGCCGCCCGCCAGGGTCAGACCACCGCCGGCAAGAAGGCCGACGAGCACCAGGGCGGCCGTCGCCGTACGTACCGCGCCGCCGGTCATGAGAACCCTTCTCATCGCGCGCCTCCTATCTCGCCAGCTTCACGATGTCGTTGACGGCTATCCCATCGCCGCTCACCCGCCGGCATACCGCCGCATCCTCGCCGAAGAGGCCCGAGACGACGATCTCCCCCTTCTCCCTGCCCGGTTTCCGGCCGAGGGAGAGCTTCGTGTCGGGATCGATCACCTCGCGTCCCTCGCCGAAGACCCGGAGCCGGTCTCCCGTGATCAGCCCCGTCTTCTGCCCGGCGTTGATGGTGATCTCGTCCCCGTCGACGGCGGCGACCTTCCCGCTCCACGGAATCGCCTCCACCCGCTGGATCAGGTTGTCGATGAACTTGGAGATCGCCGCGCGCAGGGCCTTCCCCTCCATGGTCTCGTCGTATCCCTTGGCGCCGCCGATGCCCAGCACCTGCGTCGAACTCTCCTCCTGGACCCCCGTCCCGCTTTCAGCGAAGATGACCTGCCCGGTCGTGGCGTCCACGACCCGGACGTCGACGGTCGCCTCGGCCGTCTGCGTCTTGCTCGCACCGACGAGATAGGTGGCCGACTTCTGCTTGACCCCGAACTGCGACACGGCCCCCGTCACGATCGCGTTCAGCCCCAGGACCTCTCCCGACTTCGGCCCCGTCCCCTCCTTGACGATCCCCGACTTCCCGATGTCCTGCTCGTCCAGGATCAGGTCCAGGTCGGCCCCCCGCGAAACGAGGATGAACAGGCCGGACTTGGCCAGTTCGGTCGTCAGGATGTCCTGGACCGCTCCTCCGAGACGGCCCCGTCCGTAGGCGCTCTTGTCCTGGAACCGGATGACCGCCACCCGCTTCTTCGGCCCTCGCGTCACGAGGGGAGCCTGGGCTTCGGCCTTCGGCATCACGGCAGCGGGGGCCGACGGCCTGTCCGAGGGGCCCGTGACGGGCGGGGTGGTTGCGCACCCCGCCATCCAAAGCCCCGCCAGCCCGGCAAGGGCGATCGATACGGCCTTCCGCGATCCCGGCAGTGCCGACGTTCTCATTTTTGTCCTCCCCTTACTCCCGATGTGTCCGTGTCCCCCGATGCGTCGTCCCGCCCCGCGGGGGCCTCGCGTCTCTCGAGCAGGCCGGATGGCAGTTTCCCGGCGATATTCCTGGCGACCGCCTGCCCGTAAGGGGTCATCGGGTTGAGCAGCAGGTTCCCCAGGGCATGGACCAGGATTTCCGCCCCGATCTCCCTTCCCCCGCGCGGAACGTCGACCCTCGACTGCGTGTCGCTCCCCTCCCATACCCGGTCCCCGTCCCGGGCATACAGTTCGAACGATGCGGTGACGGTGACCTTGTTGTAGACCCCCGTGGTCGTCTTGTTCCATTCCCGGACTTCCCCGTAGAACACCCCGTCCACGCCCAGCGTCCGGCACACCTCCCCGGGGGTGGTGGACGGGAGTTGACCCCCGTAACTGATCCCGAGGGTCTCCCGGAGCACCCGGTCGCTCTCCGCAAGCGACAAGACGTTCCACCCCCGCCGGGCGATTTCGCCGGCGAACGAGGATCGGATGATCTCGGAGGCGTCGAGGTCGTTGCTCCGGTTTTCCAGGGGAGCGACCGCCACCTTCGGTCCTGTCGCCGGAGGAGGGGGAGTCTCCTCCCGCAAGGCGCCCTTTCGCCCTCCGCACCCGGCCAGGGATAAGAGCAGGAGGGCGCAAAAAAGGAACCCTTCGGCCCGCCTCTTCCCGATCTCCACGGATATTGGACGATCGGCGCTGGAAGGTATTCAACAACCCCCGGCGCCGGATACCTCTACTCTTTCCAGATGATGCATGCGACGGGGCAGAGGTCCATCGCTTCCT from Candidatus Deferrimicrobiaceae bacterium includes these protein-coding regions:
- a CDS encoding CsgG/HfaB family protein; this translates as MRTSALPGSRKAVSIALAGLAGLWMAGCATTPPVTGPSDRPSAPAAVMPKAEAQAPLVTRGPKKRVAVIRFQDKSAYGRGRLGGAVQDILTTELAKSGLFILVSRGADLDLILDEQDIGKSGIVKEGTGPKSGEVLGLNAIVTGAVSQFGVKQKSATYLVGASKTQTAEATVDVRVVDATTGQVIFAESGTGVQEESSTQVLGIGGAKGYDETMEGKALRAAISKFIDNLIQRVEAIPWSGKVAAVDGDEITINAGQKTGLITGDRLRVFGEGREVIDPDTKLSLGRKPGREKGEIVVSGLFGEDAAVCRRVSGDGIAVNDIVKLAR
- a CDS encoding PEGA domain-containing protein, giving the protein MRRVLMTGGAVRTATAALVLVGLLAGGGLTLAGGCYPKGQIYGVGDVGGLVFAVNPPDAEVVLDGVSQGKASDFTEDRYLKVESGTHRLELRKAGYDTYSRTVYVSNSLLRVEVTLVEGGPPPAPRGY
- a CDS encoding GNA1162 family protein; the protein is MEIGKRRAEGFLFCALLLLSLAGCGGRKGALREETPPPPATGPKVAVAPLENRSNDLDASEIIRSSFAGEIARRGWNVLSLAESDRVLRETLGISYGGQLPSTTPGEVCRTLGVDGVFYGEVREWNKTTTGVYNKVTVTASFELYARDGDRVWEGSDTQSRVDVPRGGREIGAEILVHALGNLLLNPMTPYGQAVARNIAGKLPSGLLERREAPAGRDDASGDTDTSGVRGGQK
- a CDS encoding replication-associated recombination protein A → MSDPRTPQPLFPDFRGGEQNAATRSAPLADRMRPKTLVEFVGQESILGEGKFLSSILSARPLPSLIFWGPPGSGKTTLARILAAETKAVFLPYSAVLAGIKEIKEVLSDLRRVRTGADRPAILFIDEIHRFNKAQQDALLPFVEDGTVTLFGTTTENPSFEIRNALLSRCRVLVLDPLSAKDVETIVLRGLTDRERGLGKPREFLAADALRHIVEISDGDARVGLNALEAAAAIAEHRKLPLVDMGVAEEALRTKALLYDKDGEEHYNIISAFHKSLRGSDPDASLYWLARMLAGGENPLYIARRMIRFASEDVGNAAPGALSITLSAAEAYRTLGSPEGELALAQAAVYLATAPKSNRVYIAFQRAMEDAKSRGSHPVPMHLRNAPTRLMRDLGYGKKYQYPHDFADGFVPEEYFPETLGRRTYYEPSEAGHEKVIAERLRSWWEALRKK